The Dromaius novaehollandiae isolate bDroNov1 chromosome 5, bDroNov1.hap1, whole genome shotgun sequence genome window below encodes:
- the ALKBH3 gene encoding alpha-ketoglutarate-dependent dioxygenase alkB homolog 3 isoform X1, translating to MHWATPGKREVKRSKTKHAFLGKWAPTAPVARNLAPAGTRQAWMKKDQVDTQKQFVFEKPSEVERKIPDAGVIDKTGVYELSRLPTGISKIHLIPDFIDSEQADWIFEQLLQDIPWGQRTHVRQEVSFEEPRLTSWYGELPYTYSRLTMQPNPNWHPLLTMLKERIEEFTGYTFNSLLCNLYRNEKDSVDWHSDDEPSLGKNPVIASLSFGATRTFEMRKKPSPEENGDYTYVERLRIPLDHGTLLMMEGATQEDWQHRVPKEYHSRDARINLTFRIIYP from the exons ATGCATTGGGCCACACCTGGGAAAAGGGAGGTAAAAAGAAGCAAGACTAAGCATGCATTTCTTGGAAAATGgg CACCTACAGCACCTGTGGCCAGGAACCTTGCCCCTGCAGGCACCAGACAGGCCTGGATGAAGAAAGACCAGGTTGACACTCAAAAGCAATTTGTCTTTGAAAAGCCATCAGAG GTGGAACGCAAAATTCCTGATGCAGGTGTGATAGA CAAAACTGGTGTGTACGAGCTGAGCAGGCTACCAACAGGCATTTCTAA GATTCATTTGATTCCTGACTTTATTGACTCAGAACAAGCAGACTGGATATTTGAACAACTCCTCCAAGACATACCCTGGGGTCAGAGAACTCACGTCAGACAGG aggtATCCTTTGAGGAGCCAAGACTTACCTCCTGGTATGGGGAACTTCCTTACACATACTCCAGGTTGACAATGCAGCCAAACCCTAAT TGGCATCCTCTGCTGACTATGCTAAAGGAGCGCATTGAAGAGTTCACCGGCTATACCTTCAACTCTCTGCTCTGCAACCTCTACCGAAACGAGAAGGATAGTGTTGACTGGCACAGCGATGATGAACCATCACTGGGAAAAAATCCTGTCATTGCCTCTCTCAGCTTTGGTGCTACCCGGACCTTTGAGATGAGGAAGAAACCCTCCCCT GAAGAGAATGGAGACTATACTTATGTGGAAAGACTACGAATCCCACTAGATCACGGGACTCTACTGATGATGGAAGGGGCTACCCAGGAAGACTGGCAG CATCGAGTACCTAAGGAATATCATTCCAGGGATGCGCGGATAAACTTGACATTTAGGATCATTTATCCATAA
- the C5H11orf96 gene encoding uncharacterized protein C11orf96 homolog, with protein MAAKPAELLGVCSSYQAVMPPFVCAAEEFPPPARPARAPRGKARRPRQSRFKTQPVTFDEIQEVEEEGASPTEEEKARRSFLQSLECLRRSTQNLALQRGRLGSCRLRNSLDSSDSDSAL; from the coding sequence atGGCCGCCAAGCCGGCCGAGCTGCTGGGCGTCTGCTCGAGCTACCAGGCGGTGATGCCGCCCTTCGTGTGCGCCGCCGAGGAGTtcccgccgccggcgcggcccgcccgggcgccccgcggcaaggcgcggcggccgcggcagtCGCGCTTCAAGACGCAGCCGGTGACTTTCGACGAGATccaggaggtggaggaggagggcgcGTCGCCCACGGAGGAGGAGAAGGCGCGTCGCTCCTTCCTGCAGTCCCTCGAGTGCCTCCGCCGCAGCACCCAGAACCTGGCGCTGCAGCGCGGCCGCCTCGGCAGCTGCCGCCTCCGCAACAGCCTCGACTCCAGCGACTCGGACTCGGCCCTCTga
- the ALKBH3 gene encoding alpha-ketoglutarate-dependent dioxygenase alkB homolog 3 isoform X3 — MKKDQVDTQKQFVFEKPSEVERKIPDAGVIDKTGVYELSRLPTGISKIHLIPDFIDSEQADWIFEQLLQDIPWGQRTHVRQEVSFEEPRLTSWYGELPYTYSRLTMQPNPNWHPLLTMLKERIEEFTGYTFNSLLCNLYRNEKDSVDWHSDDEPSLGKNPVIASLSFGATRTFEMRKKPSPEENGDYTYVERLRIPLDHGTLLMMEGATQEDWQHRVPKEYHSRDARINLTFRIIYP, encoded by the exons ATGAAGAAAGACCAGGTTGACACTCAAAAGCAATTTGTCTTTGAAAAGCCATCAGAG GTGGAACGCAAAATTCCTGATGCAGGTGTGATAGA CAAAACTGGTGTGTACGAGCTGAGCAGGCTACCAACAGGCATTTCTAA GATTCATTTGATTCCTGACTTTATTGACTCAGAACAAGCAGACTGGATATTTGAACAACTCCTCCAAGACATACCCTGGGGTCAGAGAACTCACGTCAGACAGG aggtATCCTTTGAGGAGCCAAGACTTACCTCCTGGTATGGGGAACTTCCTTACACATACTCCAGGTTGACAATGCAGCCAAACCCTAAT TGGCATCCTCTGCTGACTATGCTAAAGGAGCGCATTGAAGAGTTCACCGGCTATACCTTCAACTCTCTGCTCTGCAACCTCTACCGAAACGAGAAGGATAGTGTTGACTGGCACAGCGATGATGAACCATCACTGGGAAAAAATCCTGTCATTGCCTCTCTCAGCTTTGGTGCTACCCGGACCTTTGAGATGAGGAAGAAACCCTCCCCT GAAGAGAATGGAGACTATACTTATGTGGAAAGACTACGAATCCCACTAGATCACGGGACTCTACTGATGATGGAAGGGGCTACCCAGGAAGACTGGCAG CATCGAGTACCTAAGGAATATCATTCCAGGGATGCGCGGATAAACTTGACATTTAGGATCATTTATCCATAA
- the ALKBH3 gene encoding alpha-ketoglutarate-dependent dioxygenase alkB homolog 3 isoform X2, protein MSEKRRRARVQGGWASAPAGRLAAPTAPVARNLAPAGTRQAWMKKDQVDTQKQFVFEKPSEVERKIPDAGVIDKTGVYELSRLPTGISKIHLIPDFIDSEQADWIFEQLLQDIPWGQRTHVRQEVSFEEPRLTSWYGELPYTYSRLTMQPNPNWHPLLTMLKERIEEFTGYTFNSLLCNLYRNEKDSVDWHSDDEPSLGKNPVIASLSFGATRTFEMRKKPSPEENGDYTYVERLRIPLDHGTLLMMEGATQEDWQHRVPKEYHSRDARINLTFRIIYP, encoded by the exons CACCTACAGCACCTGTGGCCAGGAACCTTGCCCCTGCAGGCACCAGACAGGCCTGGATGAAGAAAGACCAGGTTGACACTCAAAAGCAATTTGTCTTTGAAAAGCCATCAGAG GTGGAACGCAAAATTCCTGATGCAGGTGTGATAGA CAAAACTGGTGTGTACGAGCTGAGCAGGCTACCAACAGGCATTTCTAA GATTCATTTGATTCCTGACTTTATTGACTCAGAACAAGCAGACTGGATATTTGAACAACTCCTCCAAGACATACCCTGGGGTCAGAGAACTCACGTCAGACAGG aggtATCCTTTGAGGAGCCAAGACTTACCTCCTGGTATGGGGAACTTCCTTACACATACTCCAGGTTGACAATGCAGCCAAACCCTAAT TGGCATCCTCTGCTGACTATGCTAAAGGAGCGCATTGAAGAGTTCACCGGCTATACCTTCAACTCTCTGCTCTGCAACCTCTACCGAAACGAGAAGGATAGTGTTGACTGGCACAGCGATGATGAACCATCACTGGGAAAAAATCCTGTCATTGCCTCTCTCAGCTTTGGTGCTACCCGGACCTTTGAGATGAGGAAGAAACCCTCCCCT GAAGAGAATGGAGACTATACTTATGTGGAAAGACTACGAATCCCACTAGATCACGGGACTCTACTGATGATGGAAGGGGCTACCCAGGAAGACTGGCAG CATCGAGTACCTAAGGAATATCATTCCAGGGATGCGCGGATAAACTTGACATTTAGGATCATTTATCCATAA